AATATGGTATAAAACTGGTAATTAGAGTGAACCGGAATGTCTGGTCCTATAACCATTACGACTGTAATAGATACAAGAAACATAACCAAACCGACAATGGAAATGGATAACAGGAGGGTCTTCTTGGCTTCTGTTTTTATGTTCAATGAAGGCAAAAGGAACAGCCAGGAAACGGCTAGGCCTAAATACGGCACTTCTACAATGGCATCGACTATTACCGGCCGCCAGCCGCCTTCCAGTGCCGGCAACAGCATCAAAAAATTCATGTTTGGTATGTTAAACAAAATACCTAAGACAGTAACAAAGAGAATGATGGGAACGAAAATTTCCGCGATGCGAGCAATAACCTCTAAGCCGTTTACTGAGGCGTAAGCGGCCATAAGTAATATAACACCTGTAAAGATATAGATAGGGGTTTCGGGCATGATATAAGTTAAATACAATTCTGCAAAGTCGCGAGTAGCATATATGGCTATTAGTAAAAAAAAGGTTATGTATAATAGACTGATAAATCCGCCTAACCATCTACCGATAATCTGCTGGCTATATTGAATGACGGTTTGCGAAGGGTATCTCAAACCCAGAGTAATTATCAAATAAACGCCAGCTAAACCCAAAGTAGTCGCTAAAATCGCTGACAACCAGACATCGTGTTTGGCACCGCCAAACGAAATCATCGGCATGGTTCAGATTATAGGCATCAATAAAGTGCCGAGAGTAAGCATGGCGGCCTGATAGTTGCTTATTTTAGTATCATTAACGTTCATAAGTTGTTCCTTCTGAGGAAAAATATATATTATAATGCCACATAAAACTATAAATATCCAATCCTGCTGAAGGGTGGCAATAGTTTTATGGGTTTATTTTTATATAGACCACCTGCCGCCAACACGGCACCATCAGAGGATGAAATTACCTAACGCTATTTGGTACATTTGATGTAACCATGGAATCACCGGGATGTGTAGGGTTGGTAAAAATTAAACTCAAAACTATTACCGATACGGAAGTCAGCCCAGTAAGATGGGCCTCAGCGGTGGTACATGTTAATTAAAATATTTGTAACTACTCAGACTATCCCATTTGAGACATAAAAATAAAGCGACCTGCACCCAAGACCGGCAGGCCGCATGTCCAATTTTAGACATCATCGTAATTTGGTACAAAAGGGTTCCTCAAAAAGACATCCCGGATTGCCCCTAATACGGAACAGAATTTTTCTTGGCAGTAGAAATATAGCCCCTGATTCGACAAAAGATCTTGGCTCCTTGCAGTGACCGGAAACCACCAGAAATCTTCTGCTGGACTTTAGCCATTCTGATATCCCGCTCTGCCTGGTTGTTGCCGAAGAGGATGCGGAAATCAAACATAAAGTTTAGTGCCTCTGTTCGATGCTTATCAAGTCTTTCTACCAGATTTCTTGCTTTTGGTTTTTTCGGTTTACCTCGTTTACCCCGTTTACCCTTGGGTCCGGGCCAGACTACAAAAAAAGGATTCTCCCGATACCCGAGGGTGATGATGCTGCTATAACGTTGTTCAAAATCAATAAGCTGTTCCAGTTCCAGGCACGTCTTGGAGTTTTCCTTTGCTTCATCCACCACTGCCTTGATAATCACTTACAAAAATGCATAGAATTACATAAAATAATTATAGGATCTAATTCCAAGGAATCTAATTTAATAGAGTAAGATATCTTCTTCTATAACTACCTACATTTTCCTTTAGAGTAACTACAGGCCAGTCACCAGAGTCCAATTTTGCGACGAGGCGGAAGTAACTCATATCGGTTCGGTATCCAACATGCTGGATATAATAGGCAAAAGGTTATAGTGATACAAATAGGGATAGGTTATAATTTAATTAAATATCTTGACCCAAAAATACTCCATGCTATTGGAGGTGTATAAATAAATGAGTCAAAAATTAAAAAATATAACTGTCACGGCAAATATACAAAACGCAATAGTAGAATTTTGCTCAGACATCAGAGCAAAGTTGAAAAACAATGTATTGGAGCTTAGACTTTTCGGTTCTGTTGCCAGGGGAGATAACACTCCTGAATCAGATATTGATATTTTGGTATTGATAAAAAATAAAAACAAAGCAACAGAGGATATTATATACGATGCGGCTTTTGAAGCTAGTTTAAAGCATGATGTTGTAATCTCCCCAATCATCAGAACACACAAAGAATATACTTACCCCCTATTCCAAGAGACCCTATACTATAAAAAACTACAGGAAGAGGGTTTTTCTCTATGAGAAAGGAGTTAATCTTGTGGCGGTTGGATAAGGCCGCTCAAACTTTTAAAGAAGCGGAAATACCTAAAAAGGGAGTTGGGGATTATATGAGAAAATCTTTTACACTTTTTTATCGGCTTAATACTGACTCCGGCTATGCTGGCCATTAATCTGCCGTTCATAACAGGTGCCCATGCAGACGAGCAGGTGGATATTTACGATCAGCAAAAAGATCTGGTCAAGTCCGTGGTATTCCTGGTGGGAAATGACAAATACTTTATAAATGGACAAACCCCGGGCGTTAAAATGGATAGCCAAGCCGTACGATGAAATATTGGAAAAGATTATTACAGAACTGATTGAACGATACCTTAAACAGCTTCGCAGAGAAAATTCTGAAGTTGAAGAATTGACTTGCAGAAGGATTGAACTCAACCGGAAGGTGCAGGAGTATACCTCTTACCTCAGTAAAGAAGATCGGGATACCTTGGAGGAATACCACGGCACAATGGATAGTGAGCGACCCTTCCTTTCCCGGATGCAGCCAATTATTCCGATAATGATCCGTATCTTTACAAAAGGCTGCCGCACTATGAGCTATTTAGCCCGTTGTGCAACAGCCCCTTTCAGCTTCTACAGGTTAAACGCTCTGCGCAGTATTTCCGCCTTGTCGGTGCTCTCCCAGGGGAGCACGATATCCCGGCGGCCAAAATGACCGTAGGCCGCGGTATTTTTGTAAATAGGCCGGCGCAGATCCAGATCCCTGATAATGGCGGCAGGCCGCAGATCAAACACTTCCTGCACCACCTGCACCAGTTTTTCCTCATCCACCTTGCCGGTGCCGAAGGTCTCCACCATCACCGACACCGGGCGGGCCACCCCGATAGCGTAGGCCACCTGCACTTCGCACTTGTCCGCCAAACCGGCGGCTACAATATTTTTAGCTACATAACGCATGGCATAGCTGGCCGAGCGGTCCACCTTGGTGGGATCCTTGCCTGAAAAAGCGCCGCCTCCATGCCGGGCCATACCCCCGTATGTGTCCACAATAATCTTGCGTCCCGTAAGCCCGGTGTCCCCCTGGGGACCGCCCACCACAAACCGCCCAGTGGGGTTGATCAGGTACCGGGTAGCCGCATTAATCATTTCTTTGGACACCATGGGTTTGATCACCTTTTCAATAAGATCCTCCCGTATGACATCCAATCCCACCCGAGGGGCATGCTGAGTGGAAACAATAATGGTATCCAAGCGTACGGGCTTGCCATCTTCATATTCCACAGTCACCTGCACCTTGCCGTCGGGCCGCAGGTAGGGCAGCTCCCTGGTCTTGCGCACCGAGGCCAGGCGGCGGGCCATACGGTGAGCCAGGGAAATGGGCAAAGGCATCATTTCCTGTGTTTCATTGGTAGCGTAGCCAAACATCATCCCCTGATCGCCCGCGCCGGTGGCTTCCAGCTTTTCTTCCACATCCGCACCGGAACGCACCTCCAAGGCCTTGTCCACACCCATGGCAATATCCGGGGACTGCTCATCTATAGAAGTAAGCACCGCGCAGGTATCGCAGTCAAACCCGTACTTAGCGCGGGTATAGCCAATCTCCCGCACCGTCTCACGGACCACCCGGGGGATGTCCACGTAGCATTTGGTGGTTATCTCCCCCCCCACCAGCACCAGGCCGGTAGTGATAAAGGTCTCACAAGCCACCCGGGCGTAAGGGTCCTGACCTATAATTTCGTCCAAAATAGCATCTGAAATCTGATCGGCTATTTTATCGGGATGTCCCTCGGTAACCGACTCAGAAGTAAAAAGGCGCTTTGCCAAAAAACAAACCTCCTTCTACGGCCGCACAAAAAGCATGCAGTCCGGTAACAATCGTCTATCGCCACAGCCCTAAACCAGAGTACGTACCATCTGCATTATCTTTTCCCATAGCGATAAAAACCATGTTTATTCTAGCAGGGGTAGAAATTATTGTCAATGAAGATGCCGACAAAAACCGAGGATTTTCCGGCCCCCAATGTACCATGAACTTTCTGCTTGCTATGCATACAACCTGTGACGCTTAAAATCCGTCATTGCTATGAGCACAACCTGCAACGCTTGAAGCCCGTCATTGCGGGGAGCGAAGCGACGCGGCAATCTCTGTTTTACAGCCCGCATTTCTTCGGAGATCTGCTTCGGTGTCTGAGATTGCTTTGCCGCGCTCGCAAGGACACAGCTAATCCACCTCAACCAATACCGCATCAACACCGATTTTCTTTATCTTTTCCCATGGTATCACAATGTCCCCGCCCGCGCTCAGCAAACGAAAATATTTCCGCGGGCCCTCCAAAACAATGGCCCGCACCTTACCCTCAACCATATCCACATGCACATCCTTCACCGGACCCAACTTGGCGCCGTCTCGCAAATTAATAATATCCTTACGGTTCAGCTCGGTAATTTTAAACACAGCGGGCCACCTCCCGGATTATACTATGCCGGGCGCCGTCCAAGTGTTACTTCGCGAAATAACATTTATATTGTCAGGGCCGAGTTAATTTTAAATAAGTTCATAAACAGAGAATAACAGAGTTACTTGCAGTATAATGCCAAAAAGTTGTTATAGTTTAACTCATTTTGTTTCCTATGTTAATTTGCTTCAGGGTACCCCTATGGTAAAATATCCTATAAATAATAATTCATGAGATACCATGAAAAAGGGAGAGAACCATGAAGATATCTGATATTCTAAAAAACGAAAAGCCTACTTTGTCTTTTGAGTATTTTCCGGCACGCTCGGAAAAAGGCGCTGAGACCCTGGACAAGGCTATTGACACCCTTGCTGAATTAAAACCCGATTTTGTATCGGTGACATTCGGGGCAGGCGGTTCAACAAAGGAAGGTTCCTATGATTTAGTAAAAAAATTAAAAAAAGAAAAAGAACTTGAAGTGGTGGCGTACTTGACCTGCTATGGCTTAAGTCAAGATGAAATTACCGCCGTCCTGGACAGCTATAAGGAGCTGGGCATTGAGAACATTTTAGCGCTGCGCGGAGATGCTTCCAAAGAGGGAGTAAATGTGCAGATGCCTGCGGATAGTTTCAAGTATGCATATGAACTTGTTAACTTTATTCGTCAAAAATACAGCTTTTGTCTGGGAGTTGCCGGTTATCCCGAGGGGCATATT
This genomic interval from Desulfoscipio sp. XC116 contains the following:
- the metK gene encoding methionine adenosyltransferase, translating into MAKRLFTSESVTEGHPDKIADQISDAILDEIIGQDPYARVACETFITTGLVLVGGEITTKCYVDIPRVVRETVREIGYTRAKYGFDCDTCAVLTSIDEQSPDIAMGVDKALEVRSGADVEEKLEATGAGDQGMMFGYATNETQEMMPLPISLAHRMARRLASVRKTRELPYLRPDGKVQVTVEYEDGKPVRLDTIIVSTQHAPRVGLDVIREDLIEKVIKPMVSKEMINAATRYLINPTGRFVVGGPQGDTGLTGRKIIVDTYGGMARHGGGAFSGKDPTKVDRSASYAMRYVAKNIVAAGLADKCEVQVAYAIGVARPVSVMVETFGTGKVDEEKLVQVVQEVFDLRPAAIIRDLDLRRPIYKNTAAYGHFGRRDIVLPWESTDKAEILRRAFNL
- a CDS encoding endospore germination permease, with the translated sequence MISFGGAKHDVWLSAILATTLGLAGVYLIITLGLRYPSQTVIQYSQQIIGRWLGGFISLLYITFFLLIAIYATRDFAELYLTYIMPETPIYIFTGVILLMAAYASVNGLEVIARIAEIFVPIILFVTVLGILFNIPNMNFLMLLPALEGGWRPVIVDAIVEVPYLGLAVSWLFLLPSLNIKTEAKKTLLLSISIVGLVMFLVSITVVMVIGPDIPVHSNYQFYTIFRLINIANFISRIEPLFLVAWTCTSFLAVTLFYYATVISIKQWLGLNTHRPLILPIGVIIFSFSILFFSSYGELRQFFGLERFGTIAITMEFGIPLLLLGVVYVKEKIIK
- a CDS encoding nucleotidyltransferase domain-containing protein, whose product is MSQKLKNITVTANIQNAIVEFCSDIRAKLKNNVLELRLFGSVARGDNTPESDIDILVLIKNKNKATEDIIYDAAFEASLKHDVVISPIIRTHKEYTYPLFQETLYYKKLQEEGFSL
- a CDS encoding YlmC/YmxH family sporulation protein, coding for MFKITELNRKDIINLRDGAKLGPVKDVHVDMVEGKVRAIVLEGPRKYFRLLSAGGDIVIPWEKIKKIGVDAVLVEVD
- the metF gene encoding methylenetetrahydrofolate reductase [NAD(P)H] produces the protein MKISDILKNEKPTLSFEYFPARSEKGAETLDKAIDTLAELKPDFVSVTFGAGGSTKEGSYDLVKKLKKEKELEVVAYLTCYGLSQDEITAVLDSYKELGIENILALRGDASKEGVNVQMPADSFKYAYELVNFIRQKYSFCLGVAGYPEGHIDSPSLEKDIEYLKNKVDQGADFIIANFFNDNVYFLNFLERCQKCGIAIPILPGIMPVFSIKMMEILNGNCGTKIPEKMSKGISALPKGDTKALIEFGIAYAAQQCEELLKEGVCGLHLYTMDKSESAAGIVNKLREKGFSI